Proteins found in one Pyrus communis chromosome 15, drPyrComm1.1, whole genome shotgun sequence genomic segment:
- the LOC137717230 gene encoding receptor-like protein kinase HSL1: MSKTPLPLPSSLLLLLISLPLIVISQSTEQSILLKIKAQWGNPPFIQSWNSSSSPCDWPGINCTNGMVTGLSLPDVNITERIPEAVCELPRLAELHLAWNYIPGEFPKFLYNCSNLEVLDLSQNYLVGPIPPDIYRMSPSLKYLDLGGNNFSGNIPAAIGRLTELRTLKLYSNLFNGSVPPEIGNLSNLEIFEMPYNGNLAAASIPTEFGNLKKLKSLWMTDTNLIGEIPESFSGLSSLENLNLARNNLEGKIPGGLFLLKNLSDLLLFNNKFSGEIPLAVEALNLSQIDLSTNNLSGSIPQDFGKIKNLTVLNLFSNQLTGGIPESLGLIPAMKVFQVFQNMLNGTLPPELGLHSKLEAFDVSGNQLSGSLPEQLCSGGVLQRAVAFSNNLTGELPKGLGNCDSLRTLKVYHNRFSGEVPFGVWTGLTLSSLMLSDNLFSGQLPASKLAWNLSRLEISNNRFSGEIPVQVSSWERLVVFKASGNLFSGKIPVELTSLSQLNTLLLDGNQFSGELPSQIISWESLNTLNLSRNAFSGHIPAAIGSLPNLLYLDLSENQFTGEIPAEFGNLILSSLNLSSNKLSGKIPDVFDNLAYENSFLNNSNLCANSPVLNLPGCYTKVRVSHKLSSKVLAMILVPIAVFLVTVLLTFFVVRDYWRRKRGQDLATWKLTSFHRLNLTEFNVLASLTDTNLIGSGGSGNVYQVSTNCPGEYVAVKKICNTNRLDERLEKEFIAEVEILGTIRHSNIVKLWCCISSDNSKLLVYEYMANQSLDKWLHGKRRRPASGLGVANHIVLDWPTRLQIAIGAAQGLCYMHHDCSPPIIHRDVKSSNILLDSEFKARIADFGLAKIFSKDGDHHTMSAIAGSFGYMAPEYSYTTKINEKIDVYSFGVVLLELTTGREPNRGDEHTGLAEWVWREYSEGKTITDALDGEIAKPCYLEEMGTVLKLGLICTSTLPSTRPSMKEVLHILRGHGPSEGFEVRQVGSDFDVSPLLSTGTYLSSYKRSKAHDDSLVYSV, translated from the exons ATGTCGAAAACACCCCTGCCACTCCCATCctcccttctcctcctcctcatctccCTACCCTTGATCGTAATTTCACAATCCACAGAGCAGTCAATCCTCCTCAAGATCAAAGCACAATGGGGAAATCCACCGTTCATCCAATCGTGGAACTCCTCCTCCTCACCGTGCGATTGGCCGGGGATCAACTGCACAAACGGCATGGTCACTGGGCTCTCCCTCCCCGATGTAAACATCACGGAGAGAATCCCGGAGGCCGTCTGCGAGCTCCCACGCCTAGCAGAGCTCCACCTCGCCTGGAATTACATTCCAGGCGAGTTCCCGAAATTTCTCTACAACTGCTCGAATCTCGAAGTCCTTGACCTCTCGCAGAACTACCTTGTCGGCCCAATTCCCCCCGATATCTACCGGATGTCGCCGTCTCTTAAGTACTTGGACCTCGGAGGAAACAATTTTTCCGGCAACATTCCTGCGGCCATCGGCCGGCTGACGGAGCTGAGGACACTCAAGCTTTATTCGAATCTGTTCAACGGGAGTGTTCCGCCGGAGATCGGGAACTTGTCAAATCTCGAAATATTCGAGATGCCTTATAACGGAAACTTGGCTGCGGCCAGCATCCCAACGGAGTTCGGGAATTTGAAGAAGCTGAAGAGCTTGTGGATGACGGATACGAACTTGATCGGAGAGATTCCGGAGAGTTTTTCAGGTCTCTCGAGCCTCGAGAACTTGAATCTTGCGAGGAACAATCTGGAAGGGAAGATTCCAGGTGGGTTGTTTTTGTTGAAGAATCTGAGCGACTTGTTACTCTTTAACAACAAATTTTCAGGGGAGATTCCACTGGCTGTCGAGGCGTTGAATTTATCTCAGATTGATCTGTCTACGAACAATTTGAGCGGCTCAATCCCACAAGATTTTGGGAAGATAAAGAATCTGActgttttgaatcttttttcGAATCAATTAACGGGTGGGATTCCGGAGAGTTTAGGCCTAATTCCGGCGATGAAGGTATTTCAGGTCTTTCAGAACATGTTGAACGGGACCTTGCCGCCGGAATTAGGCCTTCACTCGAAGCTCGAAGCTTTTGATGTCTCCGGGAATCAGCTGAGCGGCTCTCTGCCGGAACAATTATGCAGTGGAGGAGTTTTGCAAAGAGCTGTTGCGTTCTCTAATAATCTTACCGGAGAGTTGCCCAAAGGGCTTGGAAATTGTGATTCTTTGCGGACGCTGAAGGTCTACCACAACCGTTTTTCGGGTGAGGTTCCTTTCGGAGTTTGGACCGGACTAACTCTGTCGAGTTTGATGCTGAGTGACAATTTGTTTTCGGGTCAGCTTCCCGCCAGCAAGCTGGCTTGGAATCTGTCCAGGCTGGAAATCAGCAACAACAGATTTTCCGGTGAGATTCCGGTTCAAGTTTCGTCCTGGGAACGTTTGGTTGTTTTTAAGGCGAGCGGAAATCTGTTTTCGGGGAAAATCCCAGTTGAACTGACTAGTCTTTCTCAGCTGAACACTCTGCTGCTTGACGGGAATCAATTTTCGGGCGAATTACCATCTCAGATCATCTCATGGGAATCCTTGAATACTTTGAACCTCTCGAGAAATGCGTTTTCGGGCCACATTCCAGCAGCCATTGGTTCTTTGCCTAACCTGCTATACTTGGACTTGTCCGAGAACCAATTCACAGGCGAAATCCCAGCTGAGTTCGGCAACTTGATTCTCAGTTCTCTTAACTTGTCTTCCAACAAGCTTTCCGGCAAAATCCCAGATGTGTTTGATAATCTCGCGTATGAAAACAGTTTCTTGAACAATTCGAATCTTTGCGCCAATAGTCCAGTTCTTAACCTTCCCGGTTGTTACACCAAAGTCCGTGTCTCCCACAAGCTGTCCTCGAAAGTCCTTGCCATGATTCTAGTCCCCATTGCGGTGTTCCTTGTTACTGTTTTATTGACCTTTTTCGTGGTCAGAGACTACTGGAGGAGAAAGCGCGGTCAGGACTTGGCAACATGGAAGCTCACCTCATTCCACAGATTGAATCTCACAGAGTTCAACGTGTTGGCGAGTTTGACGGATACCAATCTCATTGGAAGTGGGGGTTCAGGGAATGTTTATCAGGTTAGCACCAACTGCCCGGGTGAATATGTCGCGGTGAAAAAGATTTGTAACACCAACAGATTGGATGAGAGGCTTGAGAAAGAATTCATTGCTGAGGTTGAGATACTGGGGACAATTCGCCATTCGAACATTGTTAAGTTGTGGTGCTGCATTTCAAGTGACAATTCAAAGCTTCTTGTGTACGAGTACATGGCAAATCAGAGCCTCGATAAGTGGCTACATGGGAAGAGGAGAAGACCAGCATCAGGCCTGGGTGTGGCTAATCATATTGTTTTGGACTGGCCGACGAGGTTGCAGATTGCGATAGGGGCTGCACAAGGCTTGTGTTACATGCACCATGACTGCTCTCCGCCGATAATTCATCGTGATGTGAAGTCCAGCAATATCTTGTTGGATTCTGAATTCAAGGCTCGAATAGCAGATTTTGGACTAGCAAAGATTTTTTCCAAGGACGGAGATCATCACACAATGTCCGCTATTGCAGGCTCCTTCGGCTACATGGCACCAG AGTATTCTTATACAACGAAAATCAACGAAAAGATAGATGTCTACAGCTTCGGGGTTGTACTCCTGGAACTAACAACCGGGAGAGAACCCAACCGCGGAGATGAGCATACAGGCCTAGCAGAATGGGTATGGCGGGAATACAGCGAGGGAAAGACCATAACTGATGCCCTCGATGGGGAGATCGCAAAACCGTGTTACTTGGAAGAGATGGGCACCGTGCTAAAACTAGGACTCATCTGCACCAGCACATTACCTTCAACCCGTCCTTCAATGAAGGAAGTTCTGCACATTCTTCGCGGCCATGGTCCGTCGGAAGGTTTTGAAGTGAGACAGGTGGGAAGTGACTTTGATGTTTCTCCCCTCCTCAGCACTGGCACGTACCTTTCCAGTTACAAACGCAGTAAGGCGCACGACGACAGCTTAGTTTACAGTGTGTAA